One genomic region from Solwaraspora sp. WMMD792 encodes:
- the alc gene encoding allantoicase: MTGSHVSTPPPGPPDGSDPTRLPDLASRALGGGVVAANDEFFAAADNLVDPRPPVFAAGTFGAKGQVYDGWETRRRRLPGADHAIVRLGAPGVVRAVLIDTAHFTGNYPPYAAVDGCCLLGYPGPQELAAARWTPLVPRTALAGDSQLVVPVDVPARQTHVRLTIFPDGGVARLRVYGEPVPDPDLLTEVLDLAAVEHGGRVEACSDRFYGSPQQLLLPGPARTMGEGWETARRRDDGNDWVQVRLCAVGVVEFVELDTSHFKGNAPAAARLLGTDLTGTDPALDGGSGVDSTDWPELLPLTPLQPDTRHRFRLDRPRPVSHVRLDIHPDGGMARLRLFGRLTTVGAADLAARYRTAAAAG, encoded by the coding sequence TTGACCGGTAGTCACGTATCCACGCCACCGCCGGGTCCGCCGGACGGATCCGACCCGACCCGACTGCCCGACCTGGCGTCCCGTGCCCTCGGCGGGGGAGTGGTCGCCGCCAACGACGAGTTCTTCGCCGCCGCCGACAATTTGGTCGACCCGCGCCCGCCGGTCTTCGCCGCCGGCACCTTCGGGGCGAAGGGCCAGGTGTACGACGGTTGGGAAACCCGCCGCCGGCGGCTACCCGGCGCGGACCACGCCATCGTCAGGCTCGGTGCCCCGGGGGTGGTCCGCGCCGTGCTGATTGACACCGCGCACTTCACCGGCAACTACCCGCCGTACGCGGCGGTGGACGGTTGCTGCCTCCTGGGCTATCCCGGGCCGCAGGAACTCGCCGCGGCGCGGTGGACACCACTGGTGCCCCGCACCGCGCTGGCCGGGGACAGCCAGCTGGTCGTCCCGGTCGACGTGCCGGCACGGCAGACCCACGTACGGTTGACGATCTTTCCCGACGGGGGGGTCGCCCGGCTGCGGGTGTACGGCGAGCCGGTGCCCGACCCGGATCTGCTGACCGAGGTGCTCGACCTTGCCGCGGTCGAGCACGGTGGCCGGGTCGAGGCGTGCAGCGACCGGTTCTACGGATCCCCGCAGCAGCTGCTGCTACCCGGGCCGGCCCGCACGATGGGCGAGGGCTGGGAGACCGCCCGCCGCCGCGACGACGGCAACGACTGGGTCCAGGTCCGGCTCTGTGCCGTCGGCGTCGTCGAGTTCGTCGAGCTGGACACCAGCCACTTCAAGGGCAACGCGCCGGCGGCGGCCCGGCTGCTCGGCACGGACCTCACCGGCACCGACCCGGCCCTCGACGGCGGCTCCGGCGTCGACTCCACCGACTGGCCCGAGCTGCTGCCGTTGACCCCGTTGCAGCCGGACACCCGGCACCGGTTCCGGCTGGACCGGCCGCGCCCGGTCAGTCACGTCCGGCTGGACATCCATCCCGACGGTGGGATGGCCCGGCTGCGGCTGTTCGGCCGGCTCACCACCGTCGGCGCCGCCGACCTCGCCGCCCGATACCGGACGGCGGCTGCGGCCGGCTGA
- the allB gene encoding allantoinase AllB, with protein sequence MPVDLVLRSRRTVLPDGERPAAIAVGDGRIVAVADYREHVPATVDSDLGNVALLPGLVDTHVHVNEPGRTEWEGFATATLAAASGGVTTIVDMPLNSLPPTVDPAALAVKRRAAAGQCHVDVGFWGGAVPGNQQVMPDLYAAGVFGFKAFLADSGVPEFPPLDTGQLAAALAAVPALFVVHAEQPDQLMAAASSTRYRDFLASRPPAAEIEAVTAAIDVARRVGARLHILHLSAAGAVPVLAAARRAGVPVTAETCPHYLTLAAEEIPDGATEFKCCPPIRQRDNQDALWAALADGTISCVVSDHSPCPPALKAPDTGDFAAAWGGIASVQMGLPAVWTEARRRGFGLGDVVRWMCQGPADLVGLPTKGRLAVGADADLVAFDPAPSYHVDPARLRQRHPITPYAGRRLTGIVRATWLRGAPVTPDAPRGRLLSREGTVDR encoded by the coding sequence ATGCCCGTTGATCTGGTACTGCGGTCCCGCCGCACGGTGCTGCCCGACGGTGAGCGTCCGGCCGCAATCGCCGTCGGCGACGGTCGGATCGTCGCCGTCGCCGACTACCGGGAACACGTGCCGGCGACGGTCGACAGCGACCTCGGCAACGTCGCGCTGCTGCCCGGACTCGTCGACACCCACGTGCACGTCAACGAACCCGGCCGTACCGAATGGGAAGGATTCGCCACTGCCACCCTGGCCGCCGCCTCCGGCGGAGTCACCACCATCGTCGACATGCCGTTGAACAGCCTTCCGCCGACTGTCGACCCGGCCGCGCTGGCCGTCAAACGGCGGGCCGCCGCCGGGCAGTGCCATGTCGACGTCGGCTTCTGGGGCGGCGCGGTCCCCGGCAACCAGCAGGTGATGCCCGACCTGTACGCCGCCGGGGTCTTCGGGTTCAAGGCGTTCCTCGCCGACTCCGGGGTGCCGGAGTTCCCCCCACTGGACACCGGTCAGCTCGCCGCCGCGTTGGCGGCCGTACCCGCCCTGTTCGTGGTGCACGCCGAACAACCCGACCAGCTCATGGCCGCCGCCTCCTCGACCCGCTACCGGGACTTCCTCGCCAGCCGACCGCCGGCCGCGGAGATCGAGGCGGTCACGGCGGCCATCGACGTCGCCCGTCGGGTCGGCGCCCGACTGCACATCCTGCACCTGTCCGCCGCCGGAGCGGTACCGGTGCTGGCTGCGGCCCGGCGGGCCGGGGTGCCGGTCACCGCCGAGACCTGCCCGCACTACCTGACCCTGGCCGCCGAGGAGATCCCGGACGGGGCCACCGAGTTCAAGTGCTGCCCGCCGATCCGGCAACGCGACAACCAGGACGCGCTGTGGGCAGCCCTGGCCGACGGCACCATCTCGTGTGTGGTCTCCGACCATTCCCCCTGCCCGCCCGCGCTGAAGGCACCCGACACCGGGGACTTCGCCGCCGCCTGGGGCGGCATCGCCTCGGTGCAGATGGGGCTGCCGGCGGTCTGGACCGAGGCCCGTCGGCGCGGGTTCGGTCTCGGCGACGTGGTCCGGTGGATGTGCCAGGGGCCGGCCGACCTGGTGGGGCTGCCCACCAAGGGCCGGCTCGCCGTCGGCGCCGACGCCGACCTGGTCGCCTTCGACCCGGCACCGAGCTACCACGTCGACCCCGCCCGGCTGCGGCAACGTCATCCGATCACCCCGTACGCCGGACGACGCCTGACCGGCATCGTCCGGGCCACCTGGCTGCGCGGCGCGCCGGTCACCCCGGACGCGCCGCGCGGCCGCCTGTTGTCGCGAGAGGGGACCGTTGACCGGTAG
- a CDS encoding aldolase/citrate lyase family protein — MARLDPAVYAALDDRLADVDTALRARYPGETPGRQPVHTVYVPADRITVDLVPTWGAAALAALDAHPPAPYPAELDRRVRAKLAREPVEDLRIDVEDGYGVRDDATEDADLRAAARALTEARAAGVGPPRVGVRIKSLEAATRRRAVRSLDLFLDACAGPPDGFVVTLPKVSHPAQVAAMVDVCVRLEQAYGLLDGALRFEIQIETPAAVLAGDGTATVARLIGESAGRCAGLHFGTYDYGTACGVAADYLSMDHPSSDHAKAVMQVAAAGTGVPLSDGSTNILPVGDTETVRSAWQRHAGLVRRSLERGFYQGWDLHPHQLPTRFAATYAFYRAGRAQTVRRLDAYLARRSGGILDEPATARALARFLLRGLDCGAVDPADAGFDRTVLTTLAGPGATEAVPTAAGDAAPTAHPPTASGEEPTDHAR, encoded by the coding sequence ATGGCCCGGCTCGACCCGGCGGTGTACGCCGCGTTGGACGACCGGCTCGCCGACGTCGACACCGCGCTGCGGGCCCGCTACCCGGGTGAGACGCCGGGGCGCCAGCCGGTGCACACCGTGTACGTGCCCGCCGACCGGATCACCGTCGATCTGGTGCCGACCTGGGGCGCGGCGGCGTTGGCCGCGCTGGACGCCCATCCGCCGGCTCCGTACCCGGCCGAACTGGACCGACGGGTCCGCGCCAAACTGGCCCGCGAGCCGGTCGAGGACCTGCGCATCGACGTCGAGGACGGGTACGGTGTCCGCGACGACGCCACCGAGGACGCCGACCTGCGGGCCGCTGCGCGCGCGCTGACCGAGGCACGTGCGGCCGGCGTCGGTCCACCCCGCGTCGGGGTACGGATCAAGTCTCTGGAGGCGGCCACCCGGCGGCGGGCGGTGCGCAGCCTCGACCTTTTTCTGGACGCCTGCGCTGGGCCGCCCGACGGCTTCGTGGTCACCCTGCCGAAGGTGAGCCACCCGGCCCAGGTCGCCGCGATGGTCGACGTCTGCGTCCGGCTGGAGCAGGCGTACGGGCTGCTGGACGGGGCGCTGCGGTTCGAGATCCAGATCGAGACGCCGGCGGCGGTGCTGGCCGGCGATGGCACAGCGACCGTCGCCCGGCTGATCGGTGAGTCAGCCGGACGGTGTGCCGGACTACACTTCGGCACCTACGACTATGGAACCGCCTGCGGCGTCGCCGCCGATTACCTGAGTATGGACCATCCAAGTTCCGACCACGCGAAAGCCGTCATGCAGGTGGCCGCCGCCGGCACCGGTGTACCGCTCAGCGACGGCTCCACCAACATCCTGCCGGTCGGCGACACCGAGACGGTGCGGTCTGCCTGGCAGCGCCACGCCGGCCTGGTCCGCAGATCCCTGGAACGCGGCTTCTACCAGGGCTGGGACCTGCACCCGCACCAGTTGCCGACCCGGTTCGCGGCGACCTACGCCTTCTACCGTGCCGGCCGGGCGCAGACCGTCCGGCGGCTCGACGCCTACCTCGCCCGCCGGTCCGGCGGAATCCTCGACGAGCCGGCGACCGCCCGGGCGCTGGCCCGTTTCCTGCTGCGCGGGCTGGACTGCGGCGCTGTCGACCCGGCCGACGCCGGTTTCGACCGCACCGTACTGACCACCCTGGCCGGTCCGGGCGCCACTGAGGCTGTGCCGACCGCCGCTGGAGATGCCGCGCCGACCGCCCACCCACCGACCGCGTCCGGTGAGGAGCCCACCGACCATGCCCGTTGA
- the aceB gene encoding malate synthase A, translated as MPRSQVDPPPAAVTVSAPAGRPAATGDVLTGDAVAFLTGLHRRFAGRRAELLAARGRRRADIARTGRLDFRPDTAPVRAGSWTVPPPPPDLADRRVEITGPTDRKMTVNALNSGARVWLADLEDANTPHWANVIDGQRNLADAVRRTIELRTETKTYRLGPGPYPTIVVRPRGWHLDERHLVIDGAPAVGALVDAGLYLFHNAAELLRRGSGPYLYLAKTESHEEAALWHDVFVHTEQALGLPAGSIRATVLIETITAAFEMDEILWALGSYAAGLNAGRWDYLFSIIKNFRDAGERFVLPDRAAVTMTAPFMRAYTELLVATCHRRGAMAIGGMSAFIPNRRDADVTARAVDQVRADKRREAADGFDGSWVAHPDLVPACREVFDEALGDRPNQLDRQRPDVAVTAAQLLDVAATGGAVTEAGLRANVAVAVRYLEAWLRGNGAVAIDNLMEDAATAEISRSQIWQWIRNGVRLPDGTLVTADLVRAIGDAELAAIHAALTEPDWAASRFPQARALFEEVALGADYVDFLTLPAYRLID; from the coding sequence ATGCCCCGCAGCCAGGTCGACCCGCCGCCAGCCGCCGTGACCGTTTCGGCCCCGGCCGGCCGGCCGGCGGCCACCGGGGACGTGCTGACCGGCGACGCGGTGGCCTTCCTCACCGGACTGCACCGCCGGTTCGCCGGCCGCCGGGCCGAGCTGCTCGCCGCCCGTGGTCGCCGCCGGGCCGACATCGCCCGCACCGGCCGGTTGGACTTCCGCCCCGACACCGCGCCGGTCCGGGCCGGCAGCTGGACGGTGCCGCCGCCCCCGCCCGACCTGGCCGACCGGCGGGTCGAGATCACCGGTCCCACCGACCGGAAGATGACCGTCAACGCGTTGAACTCCGGTGCCCGGGTCTGGCTGGCCGACCTGGAGGACGCGAACACCCCACACTGGGCGAACGTGATCGACGGGCAACGCAACCTCGCCGACGCCGTGCGGCGCACCATCGAGCTGCGGACCGAGACGAAGACCTACCGGCTCGGCCCGGGACCGTACCCGACCATCGTGGTCCGGCCCCGTGGCTGGCACCTCGACGAGCGGCACCTCGTCATCGACGGCGCGCCGGCCGTCGGCGCGCTGGTCGACGCCGGTCTCTACCTTTTCCACAACGCCGCCGAACTGCTGCGCCGGGGCAGCGGCCCCTACCTCTACCTGGCCAAGACGGAGAGCCACGAGGAGGCAGCGCTGTGGCACGACGTGTTCGTTCACACCGAGCAGGCGCTCGGCCTGCCGGCCGGAAGCATCCGGGCCACCGTGCTGATCGAGACGATCACCGCCGCGTTCGAGATGGACGAGATCCTGTGGGCGCTCGGCTCGTACGCCGCCGGGCTCAACGCCGGCCGGTGGGACTACCTGTTCAGCATCATCAAGAACTTCCGTGACGCCGGCGAGCGGTTCGTGCTGCCGGACCGCGCGGCGGTCACCATGACCGCGCCGTTCATGCGCGCCTACACCGAACTGCTGGTCGCCACCTGCCACCGGCGGGGTGCGATGGCGATCGGCGGCATGTCGGCGTTCATCCCCAACCGGCGGGACGCCGACGTCACCGCCCGCGCCGTCGACCAGGTCCGGGCCGACAAACGTCGGGAGGCCGCCGACGGCTTCGACGGGTCCTGGGTCGCCCACCCCGACCTGGTGCCGGCCTGCCGGGAGGTCTTCGACGAGGCCCTCGGTGACCGGCCCAACCAGCTCGACCGGCAACGCCCGGACGTGGCGGTCACCGCCGCGCAGCTACTGGACGTCGCCGCCACCGGCGGTGCCGTGACCGAGGCCGGGCTGCGCGCGAACGTCGCCGTCGCGGTGCGCTACCTGGAGGCCTGGCTGCGCGGCAACGGCGCGGTGGCGATCGACAACCTGATGGAGGACGCGGCCACCGCCGAAATCTCCCGGTCGCAGATCTGGCAGTGGATTCGCAACGGGGTACGGCTGCCCGACGGCACCCTGGTGACCGCCGACCTGGTCCGGGCCATCGGCGACGCCGAACTCGCGGCGATCCACGCCGCGCTGACCGAACCGGACTGGGCGGCGAGCCGGTTCCCGCAGGCCCGGGCGTTGTTCGAGGAGGTCGCTCTCGGTGCCGACTACGTCGACTTCCTGACCCTGCCGGCGTACCGGCTGATCGACTGA
- a CDS encoding 8-oxoguanine deaminase, which translates to MVIVVTGTAVATVDVAGTEHRNGHLVVGDDGRIAAVGPGDVPAGLLDALTGGDPRRVRRVDGTGCLATPGLVNTHHHLYQWATRGLAQQQNLFGWLTTLYPVWSRMDADTVHAAAAANLGWLALSGCTTSTDHHYVFPRDGGDLFAAEIAAARRIGLRFHPCRGSMDLGRSAGGLPPDSTVEDTDAALAATEAAIDRWHDPAPESMLRVAVAPCSPFSVTPRLMRESAELARRRGVRLHTHLAETVEEEEYCRTTHGCTPVQYAEQLGWLGDDVWLAHGVHLDDAAVTRLGATGTGVAHCPSSNARLGAGTARVTDLLAAGVPVGLGVDGSASQEVGHLGAELRQSLYAARLRGGPAALTARDALALGTIGGARCLGRAAEIGSLEVGKLADVALWRVDGLGHAGIDDPVAALVLGPPAPVELLLVGGRPVVERGELRTADAADLAREAARTHRTLMSPVPSNRSDL; encoded by the coding sequence GTGGTGATCGTCGTCACCGGCACCGCCGTCGCCACGGTCGACGTCGCCGGCACCGAGCACCGCAACGGGCATCTCGTCGTCGGCGACGACGGTCGGATCGCCGCCGTCGGCCCCGGCGACGTGCCCGCCGGCCTGCTCGACGCGCTCACCGGCGGGGACCCGCGCCGGGTACGCCGGGTCGACGGTACCGGCTGCCTGGCCACCCCCGGCCTGGTCAACACCCACCACCACCTCTACCAGTGGGCCACCCGTGGCCTGGCCCAGCAGCAAAACCTGTTCGGCTGGCTGACCACCCTCTACCCGGTCTGGTCCCGGATGGACGCCGACACGGTGCACGCCGCCGCCGCGGCCAACCTCGGCTGGCTGGCGCTGTCCGGCTGCACCACCAGCACCGACCACCACTACGTCTTCCCTCGCGACGGCGGTGACCTGTTCGCCGCCGAGATCGCCGCCGCGCGCCGGATCGGGCTGCGGTTTCATCCCTGCCGGGGTTCGATGGACCTCGGCCGGTCGGCCGGCGGACTGCCGCCGGACTCCACGGTGGAGGACACGGACGCCGCGTTGGCCGCCACCGAGGCGGCGATCGACCGTTGGCACGACCCGGCTCCGGAGTCGATGCTGCGGGTCGCCGTCGCCCCGTGCTCGCCGTTCTCGGTCACCCCCCGGCTGATGCGCGAGTCGGCCGAACTGGCCCGCCGCCGGGGGGTCCGGCTGCACACCCACCTCGCCGAGACCGTCGAGGAGGAGGAGTACTGCCGGACCACGCACGGCTGCACCCCGGTGCAGTACGCCGAACAGCTCGGCTGGCTCGGCGACGACGTGTGGCTGGCGCACGGCGTACACCTCGACGACGCGGCGGTGACCCGGCTCGGCGCCACCGGCACCGGCGTCGCGCACTGTCCCAGCTCGAACGCCCGGCTCGGGGCCGGCACCGCCCGGGTGACCGACCTGCTCGCCGCCGGCGTACCGGTCGGCCTGGGCGTCGACGGTTCCGCCAGTCAGGAGGTCGGCCACCTCGGTGCGGAGCTGCGCCAGTCGCTGTACGCGGCCCGGCTGCGCGGCGGACCCGCCGCGCTGACCGCCCGCGACGCCCTCGCGCTGGGCACCATCGGCGGCGCACGTTGCCTGGGCCGGGCGGCCGAGATCGGCTCGCTGGAGGTGGGCAAGCTCGCCGACGTCGCGCTGTGGCGGGTCGACGGGCTGGGCCATGCCGGCATCGACGACCCGGTCGCCGCGCTGGTGCTCGGCCCACCCGCCCCGGTGGAGCTGCTGCTGGTCGGCGGCCGGCCGGTCGTCGAACGCGGCGAGCTGCGTACCGCCGACGCCGCCGACCTGGCCCGCGAGGCCGCCCGTACGCACCGGACCCTGATGTCCCCGGTCCCATCGAACAGGAGTGACCTCTGA
- the pucL gene encoding factor-independent urate hydroxylase, which translates to MGIVLGPNRYGKAQTRVVRVDRDGDRHSLRDLNVSVALAGDLAATHLTGDNSQVLPTDTQKNTVYAFARRHGIASAEDFAVLLARHFVDSQPGITRARVDIEQYDWRRLGPHSFERDGGSTRTVTVRYDGDRAEVIAGLSDLVLLNSTDSEFRGYVVDPYTTLPETDDRILATAVDARWRYAGTAPPGGFDVAHAAVRQALVDAFVGTYSRSLQQTLYAMGERVLTDRPDVVEVRLALPNKHHLLVDLSPFDLDNPNSVFVAADRPYGLIEGTVTRDDAPPELGQW; encoded by the coding sequence ATGGGAATCGTTCTGGGGCCGAACCGGTACGGCAAGGCACAGACCCGGGTGGTCCGGGTGGACCGCGACGGCGACCGGCACAGCCTGCGCGACCTCAACGTCTCCGTCGCGCTCGCCGGTGACCTCGCCGCCACCCACCTCACCGGCGACAACAGCCAGGTGCTGCCGACCGACACGCAGAAGAACACGGTGTACGCGTTCGCCCGTCGCCACGGTATCGCCAGCGCCGAGGACTTCGCCGTGCTGCTGGCCCGGCACTTCGTGGACAGCCAGCCCGGCATCACCCGGGCCCGCGTCGACATCGAGCAGTACGACTGGCGACGGCTCGGGCCGCACTCGTTCGAACGCGACGGCGGGTCCACCCGTACCGTCACGGTCCGCTACGACGGCGACCGGGCGGAGGTGATCGCCGGCCTGTCCGACCTGGTCCTGCTCAACTCCACCGACTCGGAATTCCGGGGCTACGTGGTCGACCCGTACACCACCCTGCCGGAGACCGACGACCGGATCCTCGCCACCGCGGTGGACGCCCGGTGGCGCTACGCCGGCACCGCGCCGCCCGGCGGCTTCGACGTCGCCCACGCGGCGGTACGCCAGGCGCTGGTCGACGCGTTCGTCGGCACCTACAGCCGGTCCCTGCAGCAGACGCTGTACGCGATGGGTGAGCGGGTGCTGACCGACCGGCCCGACGTGGTGGAAGTGCGGCTGGCCCTGCCGAACAAGCACCACCTGCTGGTCGACCTGAGCCCGTTCGACCTGGACAACCCGAACAGCGTCTTCGTCGCCGCCGACCGGCCGTACGGGCTGATCGAGGGCACCGTCACCCGCGACGACGCGCCGCCGGAGCTGGGGCAGTGGTGA
- the uraH gene encoding hydroxyisourate hydrolase — translation MDRGLDVFNTLPADDVRELLLSCCAAPGWAAAVTAGRPYADRAALTAAARARIGALPWPEVVGAVAAHPRIGRPPTGTGRDAEWSRREQAAATAASATDGSGTDGSGTDGSATDGSGADGSAVDRAGAAVAADLAAANDAYEQRFGYRFLIFANGRGAAELVAAARQRLHHDPDTEQGVVRTELGDIAALRLGRLVDDIAAPAPLSSHVLDTTTGTPAAGIAVRLDAADPVDGWRTVATGHTDADGRLRDWVPGAGWAAGTYRLVFDVADRLGADAFYTEIPVVFTVRDAARHHHVPLLLSPYGYTTYRGS, via the coding sequence TTGGACCGCGGACTCGACGTGTTCAACACGTTGCCCGCCGATGACGTGCGGGAACTGCTGCTGAGTTGCTGCGCCGCGCCCGGCTGGGCCGCCGCGGTGACGGCCGGCCGGCCGTACGCCGACCGGGCGGCGTTGACCGCCGCCGCGCGGGCACGGATCGGGGCGTTGCCCTGGCCGGAGGTGGTCGGCGCGGTCGCCGCCCACCCGCGGATCGGGCGGCCCCCCACCGGCACCGGCCGGGACGCCGAGTGGTCCCGTCGCGAGCAGGCGGCGGCGACGGCCGCTTCCGCCACCGACGGCTCCGGCACGGACGGCTCCGGCACGGACGGCTCCGCCACGGACGGCTCCGGCGCTGACGGCTCCGCCGTCGACCGGGCCGGCGCAGCCGTCGCGGCCGACCTGGCGGCCGCCAACGACGCCTACGAGCAGCGGTTCGGGTACCGCTTCCTGATCTTCGCCAACGGCCGCGGCGCCGCCGAACTGGTGGCCGCCGCCCGACAGCGGCTGCACCACGACCCGGACACCGAGCAGGGCGTGGTCCGCACCGAGCTCGGCGACATCGCCGCGCTGCGCCTGGGCCGGCTGGTCGACGACATCGCCGCGCCGGCGCCGCTGTCCAGCCACGTGCTGGACACCACCACCGGCACCCCGGCGGCCGGCATCGCCGTGCGGCTCGACGCCGCCGACCCGGTCGACGGCTGGCGCACCGTCGCCACCGGACACACCGACGCCGACGGCCGGCTGCGCGACTGGGTGCCGGGCGCCGGCTGGGCCGCCGGGACGTACCGGCTGGTGTTCGACGTGGCCGACCGACTCGGGGCGGACGCCTTCTACACCGAGATCCCGGTGGTGTTCACCGTCCGCGACGCCGCCCGCCACCACCACGTACCGCTGCTGCTGAGCCCGTACGGCTACACCACCTACCGAGGGAGCTGA
- a CDS encoding XdhC/CoxI family protein: MIGPVLDEAMRWWYAGEQVAVATVTATSGSAPRPPGTSMLVAPDGTVTGSVSAGCVEAAIYQLCRTVLDTGEGRLARFGDTGDELFDPGLTCGGTIEVYVQRVDRDSVPQLDRLHAATRAARPVAVVTCLTGPPASRGRWLLVDADGQWGSLGGPTLDAAAVRAARAALETGRTTLAQPAAGTTLLVLGILPPPRMIICGATEFTAALARQGRFLGYRVTVCDARAVFTTRQRFPDADDVVVDWPHRYLSAEAAAGRVDPRTVLCVLTHDPKFDVPLLRTALDLPLAYIGAMGSRRSAADRAARLRAVGVPPAALTRLSAPIGLDLGAVTPEETAVSIAAEIVAAGSGRDGGRLTGGRGSIHPAEYGPAAHGSAGGEPQRQEEVHPVLEPAEVPAGQLLYPADPVPQRVDVHMEPLRAAAP, encoded by the coding sequence ATGATCGGGCCGGTCCTCGACGAGGCGATGCGCTGGTGGTACGCCGGTGAGCAGGTGGCCGTCGCGACGGTGACCGCCACCTCCGGTAGCGCACCCCGGCCACCGGGCACCAGCATGCTCGTCGCCCCGGACGGTACGGTCACCGGAAGCGTCTCGGCCGGCTGCGTCGAGGCCGCCATCTACCAGCTGTGCCGTACCGTGCTGGACACCGGTGAGGGGCGGCTGGCGCGCTTCGGTGACACCGGCGACGAGCTGTTCGACCCCGGTCTCACCTGCGGCGGCACCATCGAGGTGTACGTGCAGCGGGTGGACCGCGACAGCGTGCCGCAGCTCGACCGGCTGCATGCGGCGACCCGGGCCGCCCGCCCGGTCGCGGTCGTCACCTGCCTCACCGGGCCGCCAGCCAGCCGGGGCCGTTGGCTGCTGGTCGACGCCGACGGTCAGTGGGGTTCGCTCGGCGGTCCGACGCTGGACGCGGCGGCGGTCCGGGCCGCGCGGGCGGCCCTGGAGACCGGGCGGACCACGCTCGCCCAGCCCGCCGCCGGCACCACCCTGCTGGTCCTCGGCATCCTGCCACCGCCCCGGATGATCATCTGCGGGGCGACCGAATTCACCGCCGCGCTCGCCCGGCAGGGCCGGTTCCTCGGCTACCGGGTGACGGTCTGCGACGCCCGGGCGGTCTTCACCACCCGGCAGCGGTTTCCGGACGCCGACGACGTGGTCGTCGACTGGCCGCACCGCTACCTGAGCGCCGAGGCCGCCGCCGGTCGGGTCGACCCGCGTACGGTGCTCTGCGTACTCACCCACGACCCGAAGTTCGACGTACCGCTGCTGCGGACCGCACTCGACCTGCCGCTGGCCTACATCGGGGCGATGGGGTCCCGGCGCAGCGCCGCCGACCGGGCGGCCCGGCTGCGTGCCGTCGGGGTGCCGCCGGCCGCGTTGACCCGGCTGTCCGCGCCGATCGGGCTGGATCTGGGGGCGGTGACCCCGGAGGAGACCGCGGTCAGCATCGCCGCCGAGATCGTCGCGGCCGGCAGCGGCCGCGACGGCGGACGGCTGACCGGCGGCCGGGGCTCGATCCATCCGGCGGAGTACGGGCCTGCGGCGCACGGGTCAGCCGGCGGTGAGCCGCAACGCCAGGAAGAAGTCCACCCGGTCCTCGAACCGGCCGAGGTCCCGGCCGGTCAACTGCTCTATCCGGCCGATCCGGTACCGCAACGTGTTGACGTGCACATGGAGCCGTTGCGCGCAGCGGCTCCATGA
- a CDS encoding nucleotidyltransferase family protein, translated as MLAGIVLAAGAGHRYGRPKALVRLNGTLLVTRAVETLRSAGCRPVIVVLGAAADAVCTSADLAGAVPAVNPDWATGMGSSLRVGLAAVGISPADAAAVLLVDMPGIGPAAVRRVAAGADRRTLAAASYVDGRPGHPVVLGRAHWTAVAASATGDTGARDYLRAHPDQLRLVPCDDVADPTDLDRPGDLARFPEPDRLADLDRLIEGGGSGGASARTVATG; from the coding sequence GTGCTTGCCGGAATCGTCCTCGCCGCCGGCGCCGGCCACCGCTACGGTCGGCCCAAGGCGCTGGTCCGTCTCAACGGGACCCTGTTGGTGACCCGGGCCGTCGAGACGCTGCGCTCGGCCGGCTGCCGGCCGGTGATCGTGGTGCTCGGCGCGGCGGCCGACGCGGTGTGTACGAGTGCCGACCTGGCCGGTGCCGTGCCGGCGGTCAACCCGGACTGGGCCACCGGGATGGGCTCGTCGTTGCGGGTCGGCCTGGCGGCGGTGGGCATCAGCCCGGCGGACGCCGCAGCCGTCCTGCTGGTCGACATGCCGGGGATCGGTCCAGCGGCGGTCCGCCGGGTGGCGGCCGGCGCCGATCGGCGGACGCTGGCCGCGGCCAGCTACGTCGACGGGCGGCCGGGGCATCCCGTGGTACTGGGTCGGGCACACTGGACGGCGGTGGCGGCGTCGGCGACCGGTGACACCGGCGCCCGCGACTACCTGCGGGCCCACCCCGACCAGCTGCGTCTGGTGCCGTGCGACGACGTGGCCGACCCGACCGACCTGGACCGGCCCGGCGACCTGGCCCGGTTCCCGGAGCCCGACCGGCTCGCCGACCTCGACCGGCTCATCGAGGGCGGCGGGTCCGGCGGTGCATCGGCCCGGACGGTGGCGACCGGATGA